The Vanessa cardui chromosome 2, ilVanCard2.1, whole genome shotgun sequence genome contains the following window.
AATCCACACCCTTTTGGTGCCTAAGGCCCTGATCGATACGTGCCTCATTATTTTTGTTGCGATTATAATACTCTGGGTTTTCGATGGATCtggtaaaaatacatatttttttagaacttAATAGTTGTtaattggttttaaataattgtatctaaAGATCTAAATTTTTTGATATAGCGATAAGTGAGTTAGTCAgagtaatcatttatattttttacaagtaaCGTATAACTTTGACGCTAAACAATAATTCCTAATtatatcatcataattatatacatcttTATAAAAACAGTCAAGGTCAAATATTctagtaaacatatatttttctcaaattttcattcgtttttaaacataaaaagaatatataagaaTGATATaagaatgtaaataataatttaataaaagtagttAAAGGTTTTTTTCTAACGTCATTCTGATAAAATTACTCAGTAAAAGATTAGATTGTTCAGGTCTATGTAAATGTAAGTTAAAATGAATACTTTAAGCTATGTCTGTTCAGCCCGTGTTTATAAGTCTGTTCGTTAAAttgtagaataataaataaattttggaaatataatataatattgaagtcatacatttttcttaataactGTTGTGTATCTCTTTTCTTGTGTATGACCATATTGAGagtataatcattttaataatttatggtgTGTACCACAACCCCTTTCCAACAATGAGATAATCaagttagttattttaaaattaacgaaCGCCAATCTTAAATTGAAATCAAGTCATTTCGGAGATTTCTATAAGACAGCTTGCCTACCCAAAAATTAATGGCTCGCATAAATTTTGGGCTTAGGCTTAGGCAGACTTTAAAATCAAGATTCACTGCCTACAATTGGTGCCCCTTTGAGAGGCTTACATCAAGGCTTTAAGAATGACAAAGGTACAAAGGTATTTAAAGGTTCTGATTTAATACGTTTAGCAAGGTGATGGATACTTTCTCACACAACATATAAGTTTGAGAGCTAAGTATCACAAGGTTCGTGGCGTATTGGTGTGATATTACgaacttttattatttcttagtgCGCCAATGTCTATAAACGGTACGGATAATTTATCATCGGGTAGCCCATATGTCTGTTTCCCTATCTATCAGAACAAAATACCCGATATTAAAGAATGTATGAAGTTATAACAATTTCATTGAGTATGTAAGCTTGATTTAGAAGTATGTCAATATAGCGAATTGGTTCATTCTCACCTCACCGAAGTTAGGCGGATGTGTGAGCCAGTCAGTATCTTCGGTCGTTGTGATGAATGGATAGGATGATTCCGTCGTAGTTAGTGTGGGGCCTTCCGTATCGCTGTCAATATCTCGTTTCCCCTAAattaccaataataaaaattaaggttATCGCCTTCCATATCAGCaggtaagtatatataaaaaataatgagaacATAAAggtgttgtataaaaaaaacctattctATTCGAGGTACCGATAAAGTTAAGCAAAACTAACATTAACATATTACATCGATTTACTTATATAGACCTACAAAATTATGCACaaagagttttaaattaatatatctttagatATATTAATACACCATTATTCCATGACACTACTTTTAAATTTCCTATAACAACGGCGCCAATTCTTTTCCGTAATCAATATCAATCGTGAACTCTCACAGAATCGAGTTCTCATCGTATATACcactcgtgaaatgttaacAACCGACTTACGATGATACGcaattttgatacgtgtatcttTTACTATTAAAGTCATTGTCGCATATTACTTTCTGACTTTAACGCTCGTATTCTGTGATGAGTTTCGATTTTCTTCTTACGATCTCTATATAGGATCAATGATGTCGCGTCAACTCcatgtttattttacttagctCCTCTTGTGGACGGAAAAGATTATAATCTAGTTATTATTAGAACAGTTTTTTCaaataccttttaaatttagattgaaTATAGAGAgtcgtattaaaattatatgtgaaACTGTATGCTCTTGACAGAAAATACTTCGATGATTGTAGTCGTATATCTTACCGTAACGGTGACAATACCGGATGCTCCAGTGGGACTGACTTCAATACTAGAAGGTGTAGGTATGTATTCATCGGTGTCAGTAAATCTTCCGAAAATGCTGTTTTCATCTGCACGAAGAATGgcgatttaaatacatattttagcaATATCTCAAAATCTACTAAAAATAACACTTTCATTGGTCAGCTTCAAGCTtagcttattaataaatttatatttcatgttaAAAACTTTGATAAATAAGGCGAATTACttgataagttattatttatacgatATCACACCAGAGAAGCTATTAACAAGTCGgctttcattaaaatttgtatctaatataaattacttcGTGCTAAATTTacagctttgtgcaagcccttttCGGTATAAGTTGCAATACTTAGTTTGAGTTGtggagtgagtcagtgtaactacaggcacaacggacacaacatcttagttctcaaagcTGTGGGCACGTGGGTAGTATAAGAAAAGGTTAAAATTTCGAACGGTGTCGATTTCTATGGTCAGTAACCATTAAAATCAGATGACCCCATTGCTTTGAAAAGAAGTATTTTTAACTGCCGCATTTATAACcttaattagtataaatataaaatgttgagTTGTTTGTCATGATAGACTGTAGATCGTTCTTACCGTCGTCAGTGGAAACTGGATAGGGAACAGTAAAACCATAAGAATCTGGCACTTGCCAATACGGCCTCGCTGTTGTCAGTTCTCTGCTAGCAGCTGCCCATAAGGTCTCTGACTGGTTTTTATTAGTGAATAATCTTTGTCCAAATTGATCATATCTCTCATTTTCGTTAACCGACGATTGTGTAGCGGAGTAATCAGGTACTTTATCGAATTCGTGCACAGAATTCAATGACTCATAGTCATACGATCCAAATGATCCACAATCTGGTGCTACTGCTACACACATGTCATACGCGAGGTCCGGTTGATTAGCGAATTGGAGCAATTCAATATCGCCCTGTAATGAACAATTGGTGAATCAAGGCTGTTAAAATAACTTCCATCATTTCGTCATGTCGAAGGAATTTCAATTGAAGCAAATCAGTGTTACATTAAAgttcatttatttgtaaaacggGTGTGAACCTGAGTTCACACCCGTTGTAACTTTATTACTATGGTTGGTACTGATACCAACCATAGTAATAAAGTTACAACGATTAATAGTGATTCTATTATTGCACCACTATTCCTCGatccatgttttatatttaaagatatttaaagtaacattCAGTAAATGTTCTACTGATGGTTAAAGGTTTGTCTAGTTTGGAGAGGCTTTGTGGGTCATTCCACCTTTCTGACAATACAGATTGATGGATCTACATATATGTAGCGGATATTTCAACCAATAATGCAAGTTTTCTtaccatgttttcctttaccgttttggacgagatgaattagaaattaatagcacaaaaaaaaaactagtctaCTAATATTCGTTAGCTAGTTACCTCGTAATACTGGTCGGGTGTTACTTGAGTACCGACGACTAAAACTCCAGCTAAATTAAAGGTGCTGCCAGGATGTCGCCTCAGAGGCAACGTGCCTCTGATCTCGCAGTCAACGAGTAATGTTACGGAATCGCCCTTTACGCTAACTGCCACTCTATGCCACctaaatttttttaagttgttttaataaaatgtgatacattaatatttaaataaaactaattataacggatgaatcgcgtatattaattatttttaaacatcccgacgtttcgagcactttgcagtgttcgtggtcacgggtagactaagatgacatttgtctatttgaagaacaaaggaaatattattaacaactaccgccaacgatttctcaattgatgtgttgaagaacgcctatttttgatgtcaaaaataggcgttcttcaaagtctgcagtctgtgaacatgctctggataaacctaaccattttatccgatttgataaaccacagatcctcgctagagaacacagattcattcctagaatgatacgcgaggctattgaaattcaaaaacatccgaacttcaatagagaagatggttggagactttctaacacctgggatccacttattaaaaatttaaaatcccaaatccaacagactgcaagacctaaagatacagttagtgccttctgcgtgcaaccggaacgttactcaagacatcaattgagaaatcgttggcggtagttgttaataatatttcctttgttcttcaaatagacaaatgtcatcttagtctacccgtgaccacgaacactgcaaagtgctcgaaacgtcgggatgtttaaaaataattaatatacgcgattcatccgttataattagttttatttaaatgtgtaataatcgcgaaaatttaagacaacattacattaatattaattaattattgggGAGCTGttctatattttgaataaaaataagttattgtataaaacgTATTATcctgttataataatttttgtgtTGATCAATATCAGCTAATTTTAAAGTAGATATGTATTTctgaatcaaaaatatattaatgagttCATACTTTTCGTCGGCAATATTAACTCGATATGTGAGCAGCTCGTGATCCTCAGGTTGGCCTCGCGTATCCTCGTAGTACAACTCTATGAGTTCACCAATGACCAATTGCAATTGTTCGTCGCCGGCATCCGAATACAGAACGAAAAGAGGGTTTTGGTCTGTACCTGCTTAGAAAAAGAAACTTTGACGTTTGTGTCATATATGGAAAAAACCTAACGAGAAAATCCAAAgagaatttgattttaattaaattaccaaAAAATACATACCCGATAGACGTACTACTGCTAAAATTGAGAAGTCTTCAGGGAACGTGTTAAAGAACATTCCAGCCGATAGTTGGTGCAGGGTCGCATTCTCGTTGAGGGAGAAGGCCGTAGATTCTGTTTCGGGAGTGCCAGGCGACTGACATCGGCCTGGCACTCGTGTTACTCCTTCGGGTAATGCTCCATCTTGCACCACGGATAGTACGTCGAAAATTTCGAGACTTTCTGCAATTAGACATGATCTTCAAGACAACTTATCTTTTCGAATTTTAAAGAAACATAAAGTTAAATGCTTATTAGAACAAAACGCTATTCTAAATCTACAAGATAAAGTAAAatactgttaaaatattttattctaataaacacGATTCTAccccaataaataaaataaattaccatCCGAAttatcatacaaaaaataaacacttgaataaataatttcattctgCTTAAACATTCGAAACTGTGTATAAACAATGGAATAGTTTCATTTaataagataaacaaaaaatactcaCCGTTTCCAGATCCAACGCAGAGTACGCAAAACAATATAAGGAGGAGCCCTTTCATTTCAAGAGCCATTGCGGCCCGAATAAATATGTCAAAgggataatatttacatttcgtCCCATCCCGATAGTAAAGGGTTGAAAGTTATATGTAGTTCTGTAAGGCCTCGTGGGGAGAAGGCATGATGCGCCCCCGATGGGCACTGTTGGACTGATTTAAATGCGCGCACAGCTCAGCATCACACATCGCTATGTGAATTGCATTggtgtcaaaataataaatatcaattaccGAATGGAGATAAACGTTCCATTCAGCGTTGGAGAATTTGAAGTTATTTTAGTCAGGAAAAGTAGATGGTTCTCGTAcaggttatatttatatacgtttaggttatatttttgttttgtcttatTAAGGTGAATGCTATTCATCAgggcataaaaatatattgtaactcGTCTCGTTAGCTTGGTCAGTAATTAGGTAGTTCTCGAGGTACTGGATTTAATCGAGATGAGGAAATTCATATTCCGGCGTTAGAAAATTATGTGCTTGAGACGATCATGCCCAGAAAACATGTTAACTCTCTTCGACTACAAGAGTTCCATTAATGAGAATTAAATGTTTGTGCACACTTTTACTCAGAAATATATACTGCGTAGTTGGCAATTCCTTTAGATTGACAGCAGTAGCCAAGATTACGAGTGCCTAAGGACTATCCCACCTACATTAATAACAAACACTATATACATTGTTTTCTTTGCAGAATAAACGaatgtgaatatttaattttccaaGTACATCTACGTAAATCTCATTAAATTCGAAGTAGATTTCGGTGATACAAACGATTTGATATTAAACATTTCCAGAATTTGTTTTGAGAAAAGGTTATTGACATTAGGCGACTTGGATTCAATCAAATTGGACGCCTCACGAATTAGACAGACACTCTTATTATGAGAGCAGACGATGCTTTCGTTGTCAAAtagattaagatttattttctcCGAGTTGAAAATGTTgacttcattaaatatttttacattttacagttTATGTGTAGCGTAAATAACTTTTCCATGAGGacgatttttaatcaaattcatCAAATACATTATCTCGAATCatcttgaaaaattaaataatcatcaatACGATTATTTATAGTAGCTATCATTTGCTTACTATGATCTGAAACTGCAGTGTAAAATCACGAAAAACGGAAGAATATGTTAATTGCTATTGGAATTTATTTAAGCCAGTTAAAGGTATATTTAATTTCCTAATCGTTGATTAAGTTTACGCAATTAATATagtgtataaattatttcatctttGTCTATATTTCAGTTTTCTTCGTTTTGCAAAAGAGACGATCTTAgccttttatttaacataataataaagtaaactaAATACAACTTAACTTACctgaaataaagtataatttcttACAATATCCTATTCGAAATTATCCGCGTTTCAATTTCTCGGACAAATTAAGTAGGATTTGCTTTTTAATGAACCCGTAGCTATATTAAGTCTTTCCATTTCATGATTCGATTACAATTTCAGGGGCTTTCGAGTGCCACTTCCCTAAATGTAGGTCAGCCTTGACACACTAATCCAAGTCAGATACATATCAACTTCATTTGAATAAGCCGTATGCGTAATTATGACCGCTTTGATGTATTGGTCTAAAGTAAGCTATTAAGGCCATTCTTCTCCATTATACGATCATGAACGTTTGAAATTAGGTTTAATAATTGCTGCGCAAAAAAGGTTTTGGTggtaatgtttatttcatcgTTCGTATATTACCAAACAAATACaacatgtacagcctgtaaatgtcccacagccagtctaaggcctcctattccattTAGAAAAAGGTTAGAAGAATActccactacgctgctccaatgtgatTTGGTGGGTTGACATGTGGCaaaattcgttgaaattagacatatgcagattTCattaggatgttttccttcaagagaagaattataaacacagattaagcacattaaaattcagtgcttgcctgggtttgaaccaacaATCACCGGTTAAGTTGTACGCATTTTACTCACTGGGCTTTAAATGTgtgtataagtattttttttttacattagaaTTTTCACcattatacatatagtatatttacttaaataaataaataaataaataaataaataaaggaacaTTATTATGCTTTAATAAACGATGAATGAGGCAACAAATTGAAACAAGAGTATTCGATTTTGtaagagtttatttaattacatatcttTCTGTTTGATGTTCTCCGGGTGCGTCTCAATAAAAGTTTTTTCTTGTAATAGTGTCTCGTAAACTTTCGAAATTGTCGGGAACTTGTCCAAGCTCAACTTGTGTCTGTAATCACATTTACGAGTATAAGTTTAGTCGCGTCGATTTAATTCATCAACTATTATAACGTCGAGCAAGAATACTGTCTGTAAGTTGATATCTGTGCCAATATTATTAGagttatactaataatatattattgtgttactTTTAAAAGAACAGAATTggcaaaatatattgttatttgttaacTCCCTCTCACTCTCAAGTCAATAACATCTATCGCTTTgcatttacgttttttttttctcgctggataaacgcattacgcgctgcctccacgtgatggaaaggggggtgtgtgggactccccagaGCCCTGGACGctgagtgcgcccaagtacgccgggtttacccactaaaaaaccagcggttcCCTCTCCGTCtctcgatggacgccacgggatcgcttacgcatgctaccgtgacgatcCATATGGCTTGCTAttcataaacaataacaatatgtGAACtgtttaagaaataaatgtgtttatttgtttgaatgCCATATTACAAGAGATATACAAAACAGATTTAAAACTGAAgttaaataatttcctttataTACCCCTGTGTGATCTGCAGTGGAAATCCTTAAAGCGGGTGAAATAACAGGGAGTTACTAGTTGTAAAGAAGCGTTTAAAAATCGGAAATACGTAGGTAGGTTTTTATTTGTGTACGATTATTGGTCACATATATTCAGTatgtttaattatgatttacaaaataaatttgtaaagttaaactaactaactaacttaaCTTTTGCTTGTAACATTagttacaaacataaatattaatagcttATTATctctataaattatatgtgaAGAAAGCGAAACAATAAATCACTTAATAAAGATATGACGGCGGTTAATTGAAAAGTAGGTCTCTCTGAATCAGTCTAGGACGATACTTGACAAGGCTGGCCCCTCTCTTAATATGTCAAATGTTTACAAAGACACAGCACTAGTTCTTAACTCAATAACAAGTATAGATGCTTGTcctttaaatttcccaaagGAACAAACGgataatttgatttcatttgtatCAGTCCTTTAATTATCTCGGGAGTATATGACGATCGATATTTTAATGGAGTTATTTTTGAACATACTATGTGTTATTTAAGACTAACTCttgcttaataatattatattatattttctttaaagaaCTAGACTAAGAACAATCGGTAATTGAAATAAGACAAAAATAGTGCCCGTGAAACTACgcgtttttatttaacttgtgacttgttttgtttctatttcatttcattgttaaCTGCaagattatacaaataatatattttatgttaaatgttaaacattacatcaacagcctgtcaattcccactactgggctaaaggcttcctctccctttgaggagaaggtttggaatatattccaccacgctgttccaatgcggcttggtggaatgcacgtgtgcagaatttcaatgaaatttgtcacatgcaggttttctcacgatgttttccttcaccactgcccacgagatgaattataaagagtaattaaacacatgaaacagcggtgcttgcctgggtttgaacccgcaatcatcggttaagatgaacgcgttctaaccactgggccacatcgactgtaaacattaattaagttaGAAATATAGGTTCTAGATAGCAATTCAGCCAGTAAATTTTTTCCGCTgtcgaaaattaatatttttttttaattttagcaatttagtaaattgtaatcaagaatattttttaaatttctgcaTATTTACGGCTTTAGCTCTTcaaaaataaccgtttttttatATGCGTCGTACCAAAATCCCTGGGACGAAAACGTTTCGTTTAGCGAACTAGACTAAGACATatcgataatttaaataaaacaaaatgcttGAAGCGACTGAATTAATAGCGTTCGTGACGTATTTCACGCATCGTTACGAGATATAATGTGGTTCGAAGATTCATTTTATtggtttctttattttaaaacgaccaaaaaaattacaatatgtatatgtaatacacGTATAAGTTTTGTAgtaaatttttttctatatttagatCATCCATCTATATTGTAAATTCATATTCTTtactaattttgtaaatttgaaaATCACTTTGTCTGTTTGTCGATTTATTTTTCACGGTTAAACCACTGAactaaatttgataaatttcgGTAAGAAGCAAGTTTGAATCCTAAGGAAGGGCAAGCTTTTTATGGCGAACTCCGGACGACCAACCAGaaaaaggcgagcgaagccgctgTCGATAACTAGATTGTAATTAAtagatttgtataaatattgccAAACTTATAAATTTGTGTTGCATGTGAATATATATCTAGATATCTCTTTCTGACAGAAGACAAACTCTATGGagccattataaaaaaaatcattaattaatgaatacttAGATTTCGATTTTTAgattcaatcaaaataaaataacgagGCAAAATGTTACAAAGAAATTATGtatgtagttattttataaattatattaattatatttatttaagggaATCtggaaaatatataatgttttagtaATAAGGCCGACTTTTGTACGTTTTTCTGGCTTGTATGTAAATACCACATAAAAGTATTaatagtcaaataaataaaaatacacttaaatTAAAAGTGATTGTTACCTAGCCAATTTTACCTTGTAACAGAATTGTATAGTTGAGGCACCAGACACAGATCAGCCATGCTCAACTGGTTCTCAATACAGAATTGACCTGATGATTTGTGCAGCAGATCCTCAAGAGTATACAGTCCTCGTTCTGCCCAATACTTGGTAAAGTTTTTGTATTGATCCTTAGAATCGAAATGGCTTAATAAACCTACATTCTGTAGTGGCTGAATGCCAGAGACGAtagtctgaaaaaaaaaacaaaaaagaacatatttgaatttaatggaATACTGTTAAATTAAGACTCAAGAGAATACTTTTAGggacacaaaattaaaaaaaaatgattatattattcttgGTCGAGTTTCGTTATCGATGGCCAGTTTTAAAGACTAAGGAACTACACTGAAGACATTACTGTGTACAAGTGTGGGACAAATTCTCAAATGGAGAGTTAGTGAAGAAAACACGATCGTTTATGTCTGCAATAATAAACAGCTAACTCACCTTTTCAATCGAAACAAAGCAAGAAAGTATCACTGTTTTGAGGGGGAATAgctaatgagtgggtggcactTGCGTAGCTTGCACAAAGGACCAccaataaaatgttgtttttcgTACCCACGCATTTATGATAAACAGGTTTGAATTcaattataccataaaaatacaagagaaaagattttaaattcaaCTTGATTGGAATAAATAAACGGGAACTGTTTGATATTCCAAGTAAACAGTTTTAAGAGAGGAATAAATCATTTGTTATATAAGTTCCATTATTACCATTTTAACCGAGTTACTATGTAGATATGATTTCGACTTCACGCGGGAAAAGTATCTTTAATGATGTAAAGGCCttcacattttaataaacaaaaattttaacaaaaaaaatgtcttcaaatatgaactaagaagtaataaaaataattgactacataaaagtcaatttacaattatacaatGTAGTTACGATTATTGTTACTTTTAGGGCCGGTGAaccacacgggaagcactagcttttaaat
Protein-coding sequences here:
- the LOC124540638 gene encoding probable maleylacetoacetate isomerase 1, which translates into the protein MARMAKETRAILYGFWLSSCSWRVRAALHLKDISYVERSVDIVNKRSQLTDEFRVINPSQKVPALIIDGATIIESMAILQYLEDTRPKPSLMPRTPILRARMREICETIVSGIQPLQNVGLLSHFDSKDQYKNFTKYWAERGLYTLEDLLHKSSGQFCIENQLSMADLCLVPQLYNSVTRHKLSLDKFPTISKVYETLLQEKTFIETHPENIKQKDM